The Candidatus Dadabacteria bacterium genome contains the following window.
GCGCACTGTTCACATTCGTACTCGTAAATGGGCATGACAAGAACTGTTTAACTCTACACGGAATTGCAGGTTTTTGCACAGTGTCAGGCAACGGACGCCAACTCACAGGCCATCGCCTCGGAGAGCCTTATAGGGCGGGAAACCGCTTTGCTCACAAGACCGGTATCAACAGTATCTCGCCAAAGTCGGAAGAAAAGGGTTATAATTTGCCTTACAGAGATTTGTTGGTCTGAAAAGACCAAGAGATGGCTGAAAACAGATTTACAGGAGGTTTTGCTGTGACAGGTCACCCGCAAGTATTAGTTGACGAGCAAGAGATTCGCCTTGACGGAGATGACACGAGTAGCGGTCAGGTCAACATAACAGAACCGTTTGACCCTACCAAAATCAGAGTTGAGACGAAAAACGCGCAGATGGACGCTCTCATCAAGCGGATCAAAAACGATGAGATTGATCTCAGTCCGGACTTTCAGCGTCAGGCCGTATGGAAAAATGAGGCAAAGAGCCGACTGATAGAATCTATGCTGATTAGGATTCCGTTGCCCGCTTTTTACATGGATGCGAGCGATGACAGCAAGTGGCTGGTGGTGGACGGACTGCAACGTCTTACCGCAATCAAGGAGTTTGTTGTGGACGGGTCGTTGTCCTTGACCGGATTGGAGTTTTTAACCGAGTATGATGGGGAAACATTCAGTGAACTCCCCCGCAGTTTGCAGCGCCGTATAGAGGAAACAGACATTGTGCTGTATCTAATCCAGCCCCAAACGCCGCCAAAGGTGAAGTTTGATATATTCCGCCGAATCAATACCGGAGGCGAACCGTTGAGTTTACAGGAGATTCGCCATGCTCTTAATCAGGGAAAGGTCACGAAACTCCTGCCCCGTATGGTCAGTAACGAATTTAAGAGAGCCACGGCCCGAGGGGTATCTCCCATACGAATGGATGACCGTGAGTGTGCGTTGCGATTTCTCGCCTTTACCTTGCATTCTCCGGATGACTACGAGGAAGATAACTTTGACCTGTTTCTCAACAATACCATGTCCAAATTGAACGAGATGGACGACCTCAAGTTAAAAGGCTATGAAGAGTTGTTCAAAAAGACAATGGAGTGTGCCTGTTCAGTTTTCGGGGACAGGGCTTTTCGTAAACAATACGAAGGTGTTGAACATCGTCACCCTGTGAACAAGGCGCTGTTTGAGGCGTGGAGTGTGAACATAGGGAGGCTGAGCGATGACGAGCGACAGACCCTTATGGAAAAACGTGATGTACTGGTGGATAAATTCAAGAATTTGATGGATTCCGACAAAACCTTTGAATCCTCCGTTTCATACGGGACCGGATCAAAAAAGAATGTCCGCTACCGCTTCAACCGGATAGCCGAAATCATTCAAGAGACAATCAATGATTGACTCCATGCGCATCAAAAACTTCAAGTGCTTCAGGGATGAATCTGTTTCCCTAAAGCCGCTGACAGTGCTTTCCGGTATAAACGGCATGGGCAAGAGCACTTTTATACAAATCCTGTTGTTTTTGCGACAATGGGGGTTTCAGTTGTCCGGCGACAATCACGCCAGAGCAAATTTGAACGGGCCTCTTGTCAACTTTGGCTATACGGAAGATGTGTTGCATGAGAAGGCTGAAGAAAAAGGGGAAGACATCATTCTTGCCATAGGTGGAGACGGGAGCGAGAAAGAATACCGTTTCAGTTGTCCGGATGGGGAAAAATGGATTGAAAGCCTCTCCGGCAAGCCTTTGGATACAAGCGATAGTCTTTTAGGGGAAAGTTTCTATTATCTTGGAGCTGAAAGAATCGGTCCGCGGTTGTCTTTCCTGTCATCTAATCTTGGAGGCGGGGAGAAAAGAATCAATGCAATAGGAAACAGCGGCGAGTATTGCGCATGGCTGTTAGCTAATGCTGAACGGGATAGTGTTGAGAATGACTCGCGGATTCATCCCGATGAATCTATATATGAATTGAGGGCGCAAGTTGAGGCATGGCTGTCAGAGATTGGCCAATCCGCCAGAATACACCTTAACAACCACAAGGATATGGACAGGGTAAGCCTCCAGTTTTCTTTCGTTCGTGACCGCATCACCAGTCGTTATTACCGCCCCACTAATGTGGGATTCGGCCTTACCTATGCGCTCCCAATCTTTGTTGCCGGTTTGCTTTCAAAGAAAGGAGGTCTGGTAATCATAGAAAATCCTGAGGCACATTTGCACCCGAAAGGTCAGTCCGTTCTGGGAAAATTTCTTTCAGGAGTGGCGAATAGCGGAGTTCAAGTCATTGTGGAGACTCATAGCGACCATCTGTTGAACGGCATCAGGATTTCTGCAAAAAACGGAGAAATAGATTCGGAATCTGTGGCTCTGCACTTTTTTCAGAGAGATGAGGGGGACCAGTCCACCAAGATAGTCACGCCAAAAATGGACAAAAATGGCCGCTTGGATGAATGGCCTGAAGGATTTTTTGACGAATGGGAAAGCAGCCTGACAGAATTGCTGTAGGATGATTTCATGGATCAGATATTCAATGAACTTTCCGCCAATGGTAGTTACGATTCAAAATACAGCGCCTGTGCGGGTATGGAGAATCTTGCGTGCCTGTCTTTAGAGATGGCGAAGATTGGATTTAGCGGGAAACTGCGGACGGTTCAAAACTTCCACCAACTCCCCATTGCTCCTGACTTTACGATTTCTGATTGGGCTAATGAAAAGAAAGGGGTAGACAAGGAAAAACGACAATGGCTTCTTTTCTCCGCCACTCAGCATCCTTACATTGAGGATTTCATGGAGAAGGAGCAGGACAATAGTCTTGTAGAGTTCAAATTTGACTGCAAGAAGTGTCTGGGTCTCGGTTTGGCATTTCTGTGGGATTGCGGCGCTCTTTCGCTGGATGGGGATGAGCGATTCAGGCAGGACGCTGTTGAGGCATCTTTGTATCAGATTGACAGTAACGACAAGGAGTCTACGGAAACGGTGAAAATCCTGTCATGGTATTCACGGGAACAATTGCCTTCCATAAGAGATGTTCTTGTCAAAAGCGAGAGAAAATCCATATCAGACGGCGAGGGGTTGCTTTCAAAATCGTTGTCGCTATTTCCCGCGCTATCCATTGGTCAGAAAGCGTCTAAGCAATTACAAACTTTCAAAGGCAGTGAACAGCATTTTCAAGAAATTATCCGCCATTTTAGTGTGTTGAATGAAACAATGCGGAATTGGAAGTCTGGGCCGTTTGCTCCGCAGGGAGTAAGTTGGTCTCCTGAGTCTCAACCCACTATGGAACAATTTGCCAAAGAGCGCGAGTTTATATGTTCTGACAGAGAGAAGCGGACATTCAGTCTTCACTCAAGGATTAGCTCCGCCAATGCCAATCTCCGCATTTACTTTCTCCCCGATACAAGTAATAAAACCGTCCATATCGGCTATGTCGGAACACACCTTCCTACGGTAAAACACAGGACCTGATATTGCCCCGCCGACATGAAATTGCCAGCGAACTGCTTATTTCCGTTTCGGACGGGGTGGCTTCGCTTGAGATAAACAGGCCGGAGAAGATGAACTCTCTTTCTCCCGCCGTTCTTAACGGAATTGCCGATGCGCTGGGGAGGTTCTCATCCGAAGGGGACGCCGTCCGGTGCGTTGTGCTGTCGGGGCGAGGGGGGAAGGCGTTTTCTTCGGGATACGACTTCTCTTTTATCGGCTCAAATGACATGACACGCGATTATACGGGAAAAAAACACCCGCTCGCAGAGGCTTGCGAGGCGATTGAACAGTTTGCCAGACCCGTTATCGCAATGGTCTGCGGACACGTTCACGGCGGAGGGCTTGAACTCGCGCTCGCTTGCGATTTTGTTATCTGCTCGGACGATTCCAAATTCTCCATGCCGCCCGCAAAACTGGGGATTGCCTATCCGTTCTCAGGGCTGGCAAGGGTCGCCCGCGCGGTCGGTATCGCCAACGCAAAAAGGATGTTCTTCACCGCAGAAACACTCTCCGCCTCAAAGGCGCTTGAAACGGGACTTGTAAGCGAAGTGGTTTCCCGCTCCGCGCTCAAAGAGGCGGCGGACACGGCGGCGCGGCAAATCACCGCCGGAGCGCCGCTTTCCATTGAAGCCGCAAAACTTGGGCTGAACTCATGGGCGGAGGGAGTAAGAGGAAAAGGGACGGAAGAAATGAAGAAAGCCGCGCAGAAGGCGCAAGACAGCGATGACTTCAAAGAGGGTATGGAGGCGGTTTCGGCGAAAAGGAAGCCGGTTTATCGGGGGAAGTAGGGCTCAAAACCCAAACCGCAAACCCACATTGGCGCGGTATTCCATTATCTCCGAACCCAGAGAAACGGCGGCTTCGCCGAAAACTCCGCGCTCTTTGCCCCATGTGTACGAACCGCCCACACTCAAATCTCCGGCAATTGATTCAAGTTCACTGGTCAAATTGTCAGTATGAGTACTGCTCCCCCTGCGGACTCTCACAGCCGTCTCGCCGTCCAGAGGGACGAGCAGGTTCAGCCCCGCGTAAACATTGCCTTTGCCCGCCTCACTGTCGCCGTATTCGCTTTCGCTTCCAAGCGCCTTTAACTCCTTGTCCACAAACACGCCCACACGCCCGGTAAGGGCTGCGCCGTCTTCAAGAGAGGCGGTTTCCGTGCCGAGTGTATTGCGGAAGTCGTCAAAATCCGCCGTAGTCCAGATTACCTGCGCCTGAGGGGTAACATTGACGCCGCTCAGGGGGTAGCGGTATCCCGCCTCTCCCGATACGCTGAAAGCGGTTGCGTCACTGCCGGAAACCGACAGTTGGGAGGAAGTCAGGTCGCTGGAAAAGAGGGCGTATTGAAACTGCCCGTCCGCGTAAAAGTTGCCCTGTTCCATAGTGGCGGTGGCGGCAACGGAGTAGCCGGTGGTTTCTATCTCGCCGTCTCCGGGCGCGATATCGGTGTTAGCCAGTCCGAACCAGACATTGCCTCCGAGTGTCAGCCCCTTCACTTCTTCAAAGGGATAGTCCGCGCCGAAGCGGATGCGTGTGTCTTGAATGTCATACTCGCTTTTGGCTGTGGATACGCCCGGTTCAAACGAGGCGACAGACCCTTCAACCCGTCCCCATACGCCCACGCCTTTTTCGTCCTGCCAGACACGCCCCTCAAGACGCTGTTGCATTGAGGGAAGGGAGGAAAGTTGCGCAAGCGTTGCGGGGTAACTTTCTATTACTTTTCCGACATCGCCGAAGCCGTCTCTTATGAAAGCACAAGCACCCGCCGCCGAGTCGCAGTTGAGTCTGAAAGCGTAGAATCCGGAGTCTGCGCTTCCGGTGAAATGGTTTGCCGCATTTGCCGCATCTGCGCCAAATAAGCTGATGACATTGTGAGTCCTCGCCGCCGCATTCGGGTTGCCGTGGATGATGAGGTCAATCGGGGTTGTGCCGGTTACCTCGTTGGTGATGTTGAGGATTGAGAATCCTCCAGTCGCAAAGTTGGCGCTCATAACCAGCCGTCCGCCGTTGCCGGCATAGTTGCCGCTTATGGTAACACTCGCATCTTCATCAAGAAACAGAGCGCCATCGTCAAGGGAGAAACTTTCATCAACAGTTACCGAGCCGTCAATTGCCCATGTATTGGGTCCGGTTTTCCGCACTGTGTCAAAGCCGCTCAGTTGTCCCAAGTTAAACGAGGGGGTATTGGCGAACGGCGCGGTGGCGGCGGCAAGTTCAAATGTCGTGTTGTCTCCGGCTGCCGTTATAGCGCCTATGATATTTGCGCCCGGGCGCAGTCTGACCAGAGCGCTGTTGCTTGCGCCGGTGCGGACGGCGTGTTCGCCCCCTCTAACTGTTCCCGCAATATCCACGACAATATCTCCGAGGTTTCCATTGCTTCTGCTGATTCCGGCAAAAATGCCTGTTCGCATGGCGGCGGGGGCATTGACCGATGCGCCCGGGGCAACATTAACTGTTATATCACCCGTGCCTTTATGATCCAGAGCGACGCCGCCTAAACTTGCGCTTGTGATGTTGCCGGTAACATCAATGTTCAGGGCGGAAGAGTTCACCCCCGTTCTGGCGTCAACGCCGCGC
Protein-coding sequences here:
- a CDS encoding DUF262 domain-containing protein, which translates into the protein MAENRFTGGFAVTGHPQVLVDEQEIRLDGDDTSSGQVNITEPFDPTKIRVETKNAQMDALIKRIKNDEIDLSPDFQRQAVWKNEAKSRLIESMLIRIPLPAFYMDASDDSKWLVVDGLQRLTAIKEFVVDGSLSLTGLEFLTEYDGETFSELPRSLQRRIEETDIVLYLIQPQTPPKVKFDIFRRINTGGEPLSLQEIRHALNQGKVTKLLPRMVSNEFKRATARGVSPIRMDDRECALRFLAFTLHSPDDYEEDNFDLFLNNTMSKLNEMDDLKLKGYEELFKKTMECACSVFGDRAFRKQYEGVEHRHPVNKALFEAWSVNIGRLSDDERQTLMEKRDVLVDKFKNLMDSDKTFESSVSYGTGSKKNVRYRFNRIAEIIQETIND
- a CDS encoding DUF3696 domain-containing protein, whose product is MIDSMRIKNFKCFRDESVSLKPLTVLSGINGMGKSTFIQILLFLRQWGFQLSGDNHARANLNGPLVNFGYTEDVLHEKAEEKGEDIILAIGGDGSEKEYRFSCPDGEKWIESLSGKPLDTSDSLLGESFYYLGAERIGPRLSFLSSNLGGGEKRINAIGNSGEYCAWLLANAERDSVENDSRIHPDESIYELRAQVEAWLSEIGQSARIHLNNHKDMDRVSLQFSFVRDRITSRYYRPTNVGFGLTYALPIFVAGLLSKKGGLVIIENPEAHLHPKGQSVLGKFLSGVANSGVQVIVETHSDHLLNGIRISAKNGEIDSESVALHFFQRDEGDQSTKIVTPKMDKNGRLDEWPEGFFDEWESSLTELL
- a CDS encoding enoyl-CoA hydratase-related protein, which codes for MPRRHEIASELLISVSDGVASLEINRPEKMNSLSPAVLNGIADALGRFSSEGDAVRCVVLSGRGGKAFSSGYDFSFIGSNDMTRDYTGKKHPLAEACEAIEQFARPVIAMVCGHVHGGGLELALACDFVICSDDSKFSMPPAKLGIAYPFSGLARVARAVGIANAKRMFFTAETLSASKALETGLVSEVVSRSALKEAADTAARQITAGAPLSIEAAKLGLNSWAEGVRGKGTEEMKKAAQKAQDSDDFKEGMEAVSAKRKPVYRGK
- a CDS encoding autotransporter outer membrane beta-barrel domain-containing protein gives rise to the protein LGTALFPGAGEKASAGMCERVSGTPGAWTCSGAADPTMDTTQSPSATHGERFVVTTEPGFGMNVATGRALSLVTVPGGSLDATIGGTVSSRGTDAIGVQILDGTGQLTTPAALNAAQDGIDLITTAAADSITVNATGAITAGNRGIYIGHQGLGAVVINSGGNINAVDNGIDVETTGISQSSVTINATGDIRSGSLGIKAEHLGRGELSIFLAPNANIMTTGAWGIDAAANTIGHTGNPPGGMNIMAMGNINASGSAQSGGILARHDTRGDLNITIGGDINTTGTSIGRGVDARTGVNSSALNIDVTGNITSASLGGVALDHKGTGDITVNVAPGASVNAPAAMRTGIFAGISRSNGNLGDIVVDIAGTVRGGEHAVRTGASNSALVRLRPGANIIGAITAAGDNTTFELAAATAPFANTPSFNLGQLSGFDTVRKTGPNTWAIDGSVTVDESFSLDDGALFLDEDASVTISGNYAGNGGRLVMSANFATGGFSILNITNEVTGTTPIDLIIHGNPNAAARTHNVISLFGADAANAANHFTGSADSGFYAFRLNCDSAAGACAFIRDGFGDVGKVIESYPATLAQLSSLPSMQQRLEGRVWQDEKGVGVWGRVEGSVASFEPGVSTAKSEYDIQDTRIRFGADYPFEEVKGLTLGGNVWFGLANTDIAPGDGEIETTGYSVAATATMEQGNFYADGQFQYALFSSDLTSSQLSVSGSDATAFSVSGEAGYRYPLSGVNVTPQAQVIWTTADFDDFRNTLGTETASLEDGAALTGRVGVFVDKELKALGSESEYGDSEAGKGNVYAGLNLLVPLDGETAVRVRRGSSTHTDNLTSELESIAGDLSVGGSYTWGKERGVFGEAAVSLGSEIMEYRANVGLRFGF